One Coleofasciculus sp. FACHB-1120 DNA window includes the following coding sequences:
- a CDS encoding heavy metal-responsive transcriptional regulator, translated as MIGTSVSIEWLKIGEVAARSGLPVKTIRYYEDIGLLAPTVKRTASGYRLFNGEIVNRLAFIKRSQALGLTLSEIQEILTVHDRGQLPCGALKQLLHAKVEAIAEQIESLEILKSELEGLISGWQDRPPAHHIAHTICPNIQSAP; from the coding sequence ATGATTGGCACTTCTGTTTCCATTGAATGGCTTAAAATCGGTGAAGTTGCCGCTCGGAGTGGTCTGCCTGTCAAAACCATTCGCTATTACGAAGATATTGGTCTGTTAGCACCCACCGTGAAGCGGACAGCTTCTGGCTATCGTCTTTTTAATGGTGAGATTGTCAATCGACTGGCATTCATCAAGCGATCGCAAGCACTCGGACTCACGCTCAGCGAAATTCAAGAAATTTTAACAGTTCACGATCGGGGGCAGCTACCCTGCGGTGCCTTGAAGCAGCTTCTGCATGCAAAAGTAGAGGCGATCGCAGAACAAATTGAATCGCTAGAAATCCTCAAGAGCGAGCTAGAAGGGCTAATCTCTGGTTGGCAAGACCGACCGCCCGCTCACCACATCGCTCATACTATCTGCCCCAATATTCAATCAGCACCATGA
- a CDS encoding TOBE domain-containing protein: MTMQISGRNQLKGKVTAIQLGDILAEVTIQVGDNLIDAVITRRSADNLQISVGDEVSALIKATEVMVIKEVD; this comes from the coding sequence ATGACGATGCAAATTAGCGGACGGAATCAACTCAAGGGTAAAGTTACGGCGATTCAACTGGGTGATATCCTTGCCGAGGTGACAATACAGGTGGGAGATAACTTAATTGATGCGGTGATTACTCGTCGTTCGGCAGACAATCTGCAAATTTCGGTTGGCGATGAAGTGAGTGCCCTGATCAAGGCGACTGAAGTCATGGTGATCAAAGAGGTTGATTAG
- a CDS encoding STAS domain-containing protein, whose protein sequence is MLLLTVFVDLIVAVGVGVFIANILTIERLSNLQSKEVKLITDTDDDARLTNEQKQLLDKGNGRVLLFYLSSPMIFGLSKAIAREHNAMKEADALVMDLSNVPMLGVTASLAIENAIRDAHDQGLQVYIVGASEKIQNRLQKLGLFDLVTPDHILSDRTEALRQVVALVYSTEIVA, encoded by the coding sequence GTGTTGCTTTTAACGGTGTTTGTGGATCTGATTGTGGCAGTGGGTGTTGGTGTATTTATTGCCAATATCCTCACGATTGAACGGTTGAGCAATTTGCAATCCAAAGAAGTCAAGTTGATTACCGATACGGATGACGATGCGCGGTTGACCAATGAACAGAAGCAACTGCTGGATAAAGGCAACGGACGTGTCTTGCTGTTTTACCTGAGTAGTCCAATGATTTTTGGCTTGTCGAAGGCGATCGCACGGGAACACAACGCCATGAAAGAAGCCGATGCGTTGGTGATGGATCTCAGCAATGTGCCCATGCTGGGGGTTACGGCTTCACTAGCGATCGAAAATGCGATTCGCGATGCCCACGATCAGGGGTTACAGGTCTATATCGTCGGTGCCAGTGAGAAAATTCAGAATCGCTTGCAAAAGTTAGGACTGTTCGATCTGGTGACTCCAGACCATATATTAAGCGATCGCACTGAAGCCCTGCGTCAAGTGGTTGCTCTGGTTTACAGCACAGAGATAGTTGCCTAA
- a CDS encoding sodium-dependent bicarbonate transport family permease, producing the protein MDFLSLFLMDFVKQLQSPTLGFLIGGMVIAALGSELVIPEAINQIIVFMLLMKIGLTGGQAIRNSNLTEMVLPAASAVAVGVLVVFIARYTLAKLPKVNTVDAIATGGLFGAVSGSTMAAALTLLEEQNMPYEAWAAALYPFMDIPALVTAIVVANIYLNKKKGSAAAHSTVQESFSKQPVAAGDYPDQQDYPRSRQEYLRKQQSADNRVKIWPIVKESLQGPALSAMLLGIALGLFTQPESVYKSFYDPLFRGLLSILMLVMGMEAWSRLGELRKVAQWYVVYSVVGPLVHGFIAFGLGMIAHYTTGFSLGGVVILAVIAASSSDISGPPTLRAGIPSANPSAYIGASTAIGTPIAIGLAIPLFLGLAQAIGGIGGS; encoded by the coding sequence ATGGATTTTTTGTCCTTGTTCTTAATGGACTTCGTTAAGCAGTTACAGTCCCCAACACTCGGGTTTTTGATTGGTGGTATGGTCATTGCCGCCCTTGGTAGCGAATTGGTAATTCCAGAGGCGATTAATCAGATCATCGTCTTCATGCTGCTCATGAAAATCGGTCTGACCGGTGGTCAGGCGATCCGCAATTCCAACCTGACGGAGATGGTGTTACCCGCAGCGTCTGCTGTAGCAGTAGGGGTTCTTGTTGTATTCATCGCGCGCTATACGTTGGCCAAGCTGCCGAAGGTCAACACCGTGGATGCGATTGCGACCGGGGGATTGTTTGGTGCTGTGAGTGGCTCTACCATGGCTGCCGCCCTGACGCTACTGGAAGAACAAAACATGCCATACGAGGCATGGGCTGCCGCACTCTATCCCTTCATGGATATCCCAGCGCTGGTAACGGCGATTGTGGTGGCCAACATTTATCTCAACAAGAAGAAGGGTAGTGCAGCAGCCCACTCTACCGTGCAGGAGTCTTTCAGCAAGCAGCCCGTTGCAGCAGGCGATTATCCCGATCAGCAAGATTATCCCCGCAGCCGGCAAGAGTATCTCCGCAAGCAGCAGTCTGCGGATAATCGGGTCAAAATATGGCCGATCGTGAAGGAAAGCCTCCAGGGTCCTGCCCTATCGGCAATGTTGCTCGGCATTGCTCTTGGCCTATTTACCCAGCCGGAAAGTGTCTATAAAAGCTTCTACGACCCCCTCTTCCGCGGCTTGCTTTCGATCTTGATGCTGGTCATGGGTATGGAGGCTTGGTCAAGACTTGGCGAACTGCGCAAGGTAGCCCAGTGGTACGTTGTGTATAGCGTAGTGGGACCGCTGGTGCATGGGTTCATCGCCTTCGGTCTCGGCATGATTGCCCACTACACCACAGGATTCAGCCTGGGCGGTGTTGTGATCCTGGCCGTCATCGCCGCCTCCAGTTCAGACATCTCAGGTCCGCCCACGTTGCGAGCCGGGATTCCGTCGGCCAATCCCTCCGCCTACATCGGTGCCTCCACAGCCATCGGTACACCCATTGCGATTGGCTTGGCAATACCGCTCTTCCTCGGGCTTGCCCAGGCGATAGGCGGCATAGGCGGCAGCTAA
- a CDS encoding cation:proton antiporter: MFLNHTMTAFSSGIASLVTPQPLLATVEAENSPILLAGVLLSLVVIYLASKLGAELAKQFDLPPVLGELVAGVIVGVSALHLIVFPESGLSASDSPVMTVLQWINHLSPAALASVYESQSEVISVLAELGVIILLFEIGLESDLRQLKEVGSQAAIVACVGVAVPFAAGTAGLMMFFHTPAIPAIFAGAALTATSIGITSKVLSEIGQLKSKEGQIIVGAAVIDDVLGIIVLAVVASLAKTGEIDVANVIYLIVSATAFLLGSILLGGIFNKTFVAIVEKFKTRGNVVMPAFIFAFFMAFLGNAIHLEAILGAFAAGLVLDETDARNELDELVKPIADLLVPIFFVTVGARADLGVLNPTVPENRAGLLIAAFLMLVAILGKVVTGWAVFGQPGINRLAIGVGMVPRGEVGLVFAGIGAASGVLDKPLEVSIIIMVILTTFLAPPFLRIAFGQPVEPPSKGEPASEQSILVSESQPTP; encoded by the coding sequence ATGTTTTTGAACCATACAATGACAGCTTTCAGCTCTGGGATAGCATCCCTGGTTACTCCCCAGCCCTTATTGGCAACGGTCGAGGCAGAAAATTCACCGATTCTTCTAGCTGGAGTTCTGCTGAGTTTAGTCGTGATTTATCTCGCGAGTAAACTCGGCGCGGAACTCGCTAAACAATTTGATTTGCCACCCGTTCTGGGTGAATTGGTGGCAGGGGTAATTGTCGGGGTATCTGCTTTACACCTGATCGTCTTTCCTGAAAGTGGACTATCAGCCTCAGACTCGCCGGTGATGACCGTGCTGCAATGGATTAATCATCTGTCTCCCGCAGCCCTCGCGAGTGTATATGAGTCTCAGAGTGAAGTCATTTCAGTGCTGGCTGAATTGGGCGTGATTATTCTGCTGTTTGAAATTGGTCTGGAATCGGATCTCAGACAACTCAAAGAAGTAGGTTCTCAAGCTGCGATCGTCGCCTGTGTCGGGGTGGCAGTTCCGTTTGCCGCTGGTACCGCTGGCTTGATGATGTTCTTTCACACACCTGCAATTCCAGCAATTTTTGCAGGCGCTGCCTTGACGGCAACCAGCATCGGAATTACGTCCAAAGTATTGTCTGAAATAGGACAGCTGAAGTCTAAAGAAGGTCAAATCATTGTTGGTGCGGCGGTGATTGATGATGTCCTAGGAATCATTGTCCTGGCTGTTGTCGCCAGTTTAGCGAAAACGGGTGAAATTGATGTTGCCAATGTCATCTACCTGATTGTGAGTGCAACAGCGTTTCTGCTCGGTTCCATTTTGTTGGGTGGCATCTTCAACAAAACCTTCGTTGCGATTGTGGAGAAATTCAAAACCCGTGGAAACGTGGTTATGCCAGCATTTATCTTTGCCTTCTTCATGGCATTTCTGGGTAACGCGATTCATCTAGAAGCGATTTTGGGTGCTTTTGCCGCTGGCTTGGTTCTGGATGAAACTGATGCCCGTAATGAGTTAGATGAACTGGTAAAACCGATCGCCGATCTACTGGTGCCCATCTTCTTTGTGACGGTGGGGGCGCGAGCCGATCTGGGTGTGTTGAATCCGACGGTGCCTGAGAATCGTGCCGGACTTTTGATTGCCGCATTTTTGATGTTAGTTGCCATTCTCGGCAAGGTAGTGACAGGTTGGGCGGTGTTTGGTCAACCTGGAATCAATCGACTCGCGATCGGGGTTGGCATGGTTCCACGGGGTGAAGTCGGGTTAGTGTTTGCCGGAATCGGCGCTGCGAGCGGGGTGCTGGATAAGCCGTTAGAGGTATCCATTATTATCATGGTGATTCTGACCACATTTCTGGCTCCGCCATTTCTGCGGATTGCCTTTGGTCAGCCAGTCGAACCTCCAAGCAAGGGCGAACCTGCCAGTGAGCAATCAATTTTAGTGAGTGAATCTCAGCCTACGCCGTGA
- a CDS encoding cytochrome b/b6 domain-containing protein, whose translation MPVKPSEPYQPFLLRILHGFTSLFVIAAILTAFWTYDVYDGRWGRIPLPELKEIEGIHGTFGLYALLVFPLFALYAFHRGHKRLIQPDFVAKLGQLGKPVWWYTLHRVINTLAILALTFAVFSGKMMDEKWLPRGELNHSWYYAHLISWVVMVVCIALHLLMSAKIGGISLLLSILSYQFRPKDSPTLWRENILQWWSGLRPTLAKEWLKLSFPLKVLEILVLMSLTAAWIVPLFK comes from the coding sequence ATGCCTGTAAAACCCTCTGAGCCATATCAACCTTTTCTTCTCCGTATTCTGCATGGCTTTACTAGTCTTTTCGTAATTGCTGCGATTTTGACCGCCTTCTGGACATATGATGTCTACGACGGACGATGGGGAAGAATTCCCTTGCCTGAGCTAAAGGAAATAGAAGGAATTCATGGCACGTTTGGGCTATATGCCTTACTTGTATTCCCTCTATTTGCTCTATATGCTTTCCATCGCGGACACAAAAGACTTATCCAGCCGGATTTTGTGGCCAAACTTGGACAGTTGGGGAAACCCGTATGGTGGTATACGCTGCATCGAGTCATTAACACGCTGGCTATCTTGGCACTGACTTTTGCTGTTTTCTCTGGCAAGATGATGGATGAAAAATGGTTGCCAAGAGGAGAGCTTAATCATAGTTGGTATTATGCTCACCTCATTTCATGGGTGGTGATGGTTGTCTGCATCGCCTTGCATCTCTTAATGAGTGCCAAGATAGGAGGAATTTCCCTTCTCTTATCAATATTAAGTTACCAGTTCCGCCCTAAAGATAGTCCCACTTTGTGGCGAGAAAATATTCTTCAATGGTGGTCTGGTTTGCGACCGACTTTGGCTAAAGAGTGGTTGAAACTGTCCTTTCCCCTCAAAGTTTTAGAGATTCTCGTGTTGATGAGCCTAACTGCTGCTTGGATTGTTCCACTCTTTAAGTAG
- a CDS encoding WD40 repeat domain-containing protein, with the protein MKPPARKAKGTRHLCKEKILSFAFLPFSFYCFTLASQSLPAAAKTVIQEVEAVPSAPAQILPPEAWRNVQLLRTLKGHNATIDSLTFTPDGKFLISGGSDNDGRIKFWWVRSWKEVGSLRAHSRAVMTLAMTPNSDILASCSNDSSLNLWNWKTGKYTRTFLDHTSNILSAAITSDSEMLVTGALDGIRVWNLRTQRPIYNLVRFDNQTYAVATNPNGEILASGGKDTAIKLWDLQNGSFIGSLSGHSRAISTLAFTPDGSTLISGSYDRTIKVWDFNSGRLLYTLSGHTGWIRAIAIAPGGQVLATASQDGVRLWNLRTGELIALLVGHSDWVKSVAFSPDGRTLASGGFDRTIKIWQVGVP; encoded by the coding sequence ATGAAACCTCCGGCTCGGAAGGCAAAAGGAACAAGGCACTTATGCAAAGAAAAAATTCTAAGTTTTGCATTTTTACCTTTTAGCTTTTATTGTTTCACCCTTGCCAGTCAGTCTCTCCCAGCCGCTGCCAAAACAGTAATCCAGGAAGTTGAAGCTGTACCGTCAGCCCCAGCCCAAATCCTGCCGCCTGAAGCTTGGAGAAACGTTCAACTCCTCCGCACCCTCAAGGGTCACAATGCGACGATTGATTCCTTGACGTTCACACCCGATGGGAAATTTCTGATCAGCGGGGGCAGTGACAATGACGGCAGAATAAAATTTTGGTGGGTGAGAAGTTGGAAAGAAGTGGGTAGCCTTAGGGCGCATAGTCGGGCAGTCATGACCCTGGCAATGACTCCTAATTCTGACATCTTGGCGAGTTGTAGCAATGACTCCTCGCTGAATTTATGGAATTGGAAGACCGGAAAATATACCCGGACTTTTCTGGATCATACGAGTAATATTCTGTCGGCGGCGATTACCTCGGATAGTGAAATGCTGGTGACGGGTGCCTTGGATGGCATTCGAGTCTGGAATTTGAGAACGCAGCGCCCGATTTATAACCTGGTGCGTTTCGATAATCAAACTTATGCAGTTGCCACGAATCCCAATGGGGAGATTTTGGCGAGTGGAGGCAAAGATACCGCAATTAAGCTATGGGATCTCCAGAATGGAAGCTTCATTGGCTCATTGTCGGGACATAGCCGTGCAATCAGTACCTTAGCGTTCACGCCGGATGGAAGTACGTTGATCAGTGGCAGCTACGATCGCACCATCAAAGTTTGGGATTTTAATAGCGGACGATTGCTTTACACCCTTTCAGGACATACAGGATGGATTCGGGCGATCGCGATCGCTCCGGGTGGACAAGTCTTGGCGACTGCTAGTCAGGATGGCGTCCGCTTGTGGAACTTGAGAACCGGCGAACTGATTGCCTTGCTGGTGGGACATTCCGATTGGGTGAAATCGGTTGCCTTTAGTCCCGATGGGCGAACCCTGGCGAGTGGGGGATTTGATAGAACGATTAAAATTTGGCAAGTCGGTGTTCCTTAA
- the ald gene encoding alanine dehydrogenase has product MEIGVPKETKDREFRVGLSPSSVRVLNENGHAIFVETAAGDGAGFADEDYILAGAKIVLEAKDAWNRELVVKVKEPLKPEYQFLQKGQMLFTYLHLAADRGLTEHLIDCGVSAIAYETVELSDRKLPLLTPMSIIAGRLSVQFGAQFLERQQGGRGILLGGIPGVRPGNVVILGGGVVGTEAARMAVGMGARVQILDVNVERLAYLETLFGSRVELLYSNSLHIEAVVSEADLLVGAVLVPGRRAPILVPRKLVQKMHPGSVIVDVAVDQGGCVETVRPTTHTNPIYIEEGVVHYGVPNMPGAVPWTATQGLNNSTLPYVLKLANQGMKALELDPALARGINVQNHRLVHPAVREVFPDLAD; this is encoded by the coding sequence ATGGAAATTGGCGTTCCCAAGGAAACCAAAGATCGTGAATTTCGGGTGGGTTTAAGTCCTAGTAGCGTCCGGGTACTGAATGAAAACGGTCACGCGATTTTTGTAGAAACCGCTGCTGGTGATGGTGCTGGCTTCGCCGATGAAGATTATATTCTTGCCGGGGCAAAAATTGTCCTAGAAGCCAAGGACGCTTGGAACCGAGAACTGGTGGTTAAGGTGAAAGAACCGTTGAAGCCAGAGTACCAGTTTCTCCAGAAAGGGCAGATGCTGTTTACTTATTTACACTTGGCAGCCGATCGGGGGTTGACTGAGCATCTGATTGATTGTGGCGTTAGCGCGATCGCTTACGAAACGGTCGAACTTTCCGATAGAAAATTGCCCCTGCTCACCCCCATGAGCATTATCGCCGGTCGCCTCTCCGTACAGTTCGGGGCACAGTTTTTGGAGCGCCAGCAAGGAGGTCGGGGGATTCTTCTGGGCGGTATTCCCGGTGTCAGACCGGGTAATGTGGTGATTTTAGGCGGCGGTGTCGTTGGCACCGAAGCGGCTCGAATGGCGGTAGGCATGGGTGCCCGCGTCCAGATCTTGGATGTGAATGTCGAGCGTTTGGCGTATCTGGAAACCCTCTTTGGCTCCAGAGTTGAGCTGCTCTACAGTAACTCCCTGCACATAGAAGCGGTCGTTTCGGAAGCGGATTTACTGGTCGGCGCAGTTTTAGTCCCAGGGCGTCGCGCCCCTATCTTAGTCCCTCGGAAGTTGGTACAAAAAATGCATCCCGGTTCGGTAATTGTCGATGTGGCAGTCGATCAGGGCGGTTGTGTCGAGACGGTGCGACCAACGACCCACACCAATCCCATTTACATTGAGGAAGGCGTCGTTCACTACGGCGTCCCGAATATGCCGGGAGCGGTTCCCTGGACAGCCACTCAGGGACTTAACAACAGCACCTTACCCTACGTCCTGAAGCTGGCGAACCAAGGGATGAAAGCTCTAGAACTCGACCCGGCTTTAGCAAGGGGTATCAATGTGCAGAATCACCGTCTGGTTCATCCTGCTGTGCGCGAAGTGTTTCCCGATTTAGCTGACTAA
- a CDS encoding Na(+)/H(+) antiporter subunit B, giving the protein MKWVYIAAGIALFVKFLIVSNPAPDLSLSIVQTLVQESGVPNAVTAVILRNRLYDTIFEVVVFTIAVMGAKFLLADERPFCTINQFTDQPSIVMARLGATIAALVGIELAIRGHLSPGGGFAAGVAGGTAIGLVAITSSTEWMQEIYKRWNAAIWEKVSVLIFIVLSVITLAGLELPHGELGALFSGGVIPLLNILVAVKVALGSWAAVLVFIHYRGLL; this is encoded by the coding sequence ATGAAATGGGTTTACATTGCAGCGGGGATAGCGCTGTTCGTCAAATTCCTGATCGTGTCCAATCCGGCACCGGACTTATCGCTCTCGATCGTCCAAACGCTTGTACAAGAGAGTGGAGTACCTAATGCAGTTACGGCTGTCATTCTCAGGAACCGGCTGTATGACACAATCTTTGAGGTGGTGGTATTTACGATTGCGGTCATGGGTGCAAAGTTTCTACTGGCAGATGAAAGACCGTTCTGCACAATTAATCAGTTCACCGATCAACCATCGATTGTGATGGCGCGTCTAGGAGCAACTATTGCCGCGTTGGTGGGTATCGAACTGGCGATTCGGGGGCATCTAAGTCCCGGCGGTGGTTTTGCGGCTGGAGTTGCGGGTGGAACGGCGATCGGCCTTGTGGCGATTACCTCATCAACCGAGTGGATGCAGGAAATCTACAAGCGCTGGAACGCCGCTATATGGGAGAAGGTTTCGGTTCTGATTTTCATTGTCCTATCGGTTATCACCCTAGCCGGATTAGAATTACCGCACGGAGAGTTGGGCGCACTTTTCAGCGGTGGAGTTATCCCCTTGCTCAACATCCTAGTCGCCGTAAAAGTTGCGTTGGGTTCTTGGGCAGCTGTTTTGGTGTTTATTCATTATCGGGGATTGTTGTAA